The following DNA comes from Mucilaginibacter jinjuensis.
CTATTTAATAATGACTTTAGCCCGCAGAATGGATAAATATCTTTTGCCATATTTATCCATTCTTCTTTAAATTCGGTTTTTTTTAGCACCACATCCTTTTGACTGCCCAAACTGCACATACGCTCATTAATCCCAACAGCAAGGCCCTGGCTTTCCAGATCTATGCTTTTGATGACGACTCTTACTTTGAGGCGCTGAAGAATTATAATTACTATTCTATAATCCTGGTTACCAAAGGCAAGGGTAAGTTGTGGGTCGATTTTTCGGAATATGACTTCACTGAGAAAGGCCTGATGTGCTTTGCCATTTACCAACCTTTTATGATTAAGGCCGACGGTGAGTTTGAAGGTTTGCTCATTAATTTCCACCCCGATTTTTTCTGTATCCATAGGCATCAGCAGGAGGTATCGTGTAATGGGGTACTATTTAATAATATTTACGAATCACCTTTAGTGCAGTTGGCGGAGCCTGAAGCGCAGACCCTACTCAACATCGTGTCTGAGCTGAAAGCCGAAATGCATAACCCCGAACTGGCGCAGTATGAGTTGATGGTGTCATATCTTAAAATATTCCTCATCAATGCATCGCGTATTAAGGTAAACCAAAACCAGTTGCCCAAAGCATTTAAAACAGAAAAGGAGCCCTTTATCCTTAAAACTTTACAGGATGCTATTGAAGAGCATTACAAAACCAAACACAGCCCCGGCGAATATGCCGATCTGCTGAATATTTCGGCCCGTGCGCTTAACCGCATAAGTAAAATGCACTTTAACCGTACGCTCACCAACCTTATTGCCGAGCGTATTATTATTGAGGCCAAGCGCGAACTTTATCTTACTTCAAAACCTGTAAAAGTGATAGCCTACGAACTGGGCTTTAACGACGAATTTTATTTCAGCCGTTTCTTTAAAAGCAATGCCGATGTATCGCCCCAGATGTATCGCGATACGGTAGGCTATGCACGCGCAGAAGGCATTGGCGGGCGCGATTTTGAGAAGAATTAGTGACGTGTTTTTGTCAGTGCAGAAAGAATGCAATACTTTATGCTTCTAATAATTTCAAAACTTCTTTAGCATAAGCTTTGCCGATAGGAATAATAGCTTTGCCTATTTCAATCTCTGTTGCAGTGTAAGCGCTGATATGATTTAAAGAAACTATATAAGAGCGGTGTACTCTTAAAAATTGGCTGGCAGAAAGCTTTTCTTCAAAAGAGGTTAAAGTGCGATAGGTGATAATCGAACGATCGGGCATATATATCTTCACATAATCCTTCAAGCCTTCGATGTATAAAATATCTTTTAACGCAAGCCTTACCATTTTTTTGTCTGACTTGACATAAATAAATGCGAGCTCGTTGTCTTTATTTTGAATAGAGTTGTTTTCTGTCAATTGAGAACCCGTTTTGGATTGAACCTTCTCTACCGCTTTGATGAACCGTTCGAACGACACCGGTTTCAATAAATAATCTACCACATTTAGTTCATACCCTTGCAGTGCAAATTCACGAAATGCGGTGGTTAATATCACAGCAGGCGGATTTTTCAGCGTGCGTAGCAGATCGATGCCGGTTAGATGGGGCATGGCAATATCAAGAAAAAGCAAATCCACGGGCTGTTTTTCTAAGGCATTATAAACCTCTACACCGTTTGAGCACATACCCACCAGGTTTAAGCTATCCAGCTGTTTAACATAGCTTTCAATAATACCTCTGGCTATTTCCTCATCATCCGCTATCAGGCAATTTATTTTTTTCATAAATAAAGTTTAAGGGTTACTTCAAATACCTCAGTTTGGGGTGATACTTGAAGGTCATATTTGCCGGGATAAGTTAATTCTAATCTTCGTTTAACATTATTAAGCCCCAGGCCACCCCGGCTGATTTGCGAGTTGATGGGGCAACTGTTCTCGACATTTAAAAAGAGCCGGTTTTGTACAACGTTAATATTGATAGTAATCCACCCGCTGTTATTACTGATACCATGTTTAAATGCGTTTTCTACAAATGGTAGCAATATTAATGGCGCAATTAATTTACCGGTAATTTCGCCAGAAAATTGAAAGGAAAGTTCCAACCGGTCGGCAAACCGCATCTGCTCTACATTGATGTAATTTTCGAGGTGGCTGATCTCGTCTGTCAAAAGCACCTTCTCGGCACTGGCTTCGTAAAGCAGGTAATGCATCAGATCAGAAAGCCGGAGAGCAAATTTTGCAGCCTTTTCTGATTTTTTCAGGATCAGTCCATAGAGCGTATTCAGTGTATTAAAAAAGAAATGAGGGTTAATCTGTGTTTTTAATAAGGCCATTTCGGCTGCAAACTTTTCCTTTTGCAAATCGCGGAGATTTTTTTCACGCTCGTAAGCATTACGCATTAGCTGGATCACCATCGTTACGGCAATGAGCGGGCAGGTTTCTAACGATAACCTTAATATTCTGACCGGGATCCAGAAGTTCTTGTTTTCCAGACCGTACCGTACAGGGTTATGCAGTTTTTCCCAGGGCACTATAAAGGTGTGCGTTAAAAATCTGGCTAAAATACCGCCGATCAGTAATATCAGCACCAGTGAAATGGCATATCGCACATACTCTTGCCTGTAATAAAACAAGGGCATTAAAACGTAGAGGTTAAGGTAAGTAAGCAAAATATTAACGGGCAAAGTTGCCGTAAACAATGCCTGGCCCGGCTGAAAGGTAAGCGCATCCGTATTTTCCCAGCCGTATATAATAGCCTGGTAAAAGATATAAGCCAACCAAAACAACAGATGTGGAACAACCGCTTTATATTTTGCCTGCCATTTGATCTTCATTATTCAAAATTGAACATTCTTTTAATAATCAGGTGCTTTTTTCGACGAACGTCCGTTTTCCCGCCGTCAATTAACGATAGATGTTGTTTTTTCCAATTGTCGTACTAAACAGTCTTTCCACGGTAACCAAACGTTTGTTGATCTAAAAATCTAAAAACTGAAATAACCACCGCCTTTATTTGCACAAAAAATCAGAATTAATTATTTGAATATGAAAATCAGATCCGTTTTAAAGTTAAGCAGAGTAGCTGTTTATTTGTTGGTACTGTGCCCGGGGATAGTGCATGCAGCACAAAAAGATTCATCAAACTATGTGGCTATATTGGCAAAAAGCCAACCCTATCACCGTGGCGAATCCCAAAGTTTCCCGGCATTTACTTACCAATCTCCCGATGATCCTCATCTAACCGAGCTTCGTAAAAACTATCACCTGGATTCTATTGCCGGTAAAGGCAGCGAAGTAACTCGTGTTCTCCGTTTGTTGCAATGGTTTCATGATGAGGTACCGCATGATGATGTTAAGCCCCTGGATGTGCTGACGGCCAAAAATATCATTGAAACTTATCGCAGTACAAAATATGCTGCGGGGTGTTACCCGCTTTCTATTGCCATGAACGAGATATTTCTGTCGATGGGTATTAAATCGCGCAGCGTTATCTGCTTCTCGGCGAAGTATCCAACGCCTGAAGGCGGCCATGTTATTAATTCGGTATATATTGATTCTTTACATAAATGGATTTATGTAGACCCGCAAGACAATGCCTATGTAAAAGACGAAAAAGGCAACTTTTTAAGCATTACAGAAGTAAGGGAACGGCTTATTGATGGCCGCCCACTGGTATTAAACGCAACAGCAAATTATCATCATGTACCGGATAAAAAAGAGGTCTACCTTTACCAGTTTATGGCCCAGCATTTATACCGCATGATATGCCCTGTAAACAGTGCCTGGGATTCGCAGACCAGGGAAGAAGGCAAAACCCTTGAATACGTTGAATTGTTACCTTACGGTGCCCAGGAACCTGGAATAGATGGCTTTGAAACGCACAAACACCGCAACTATCTGGTGATAAACTATCATACTAATGATGATCTCTTGTTTTGGCAGAAACCATAATTGTGTTATGAAAGATCGGTTTTAAGTTGAAAAATGATATATTGAGGCTAATTCGAATTAATAGAATTGATCACTTTATATCTTAACTCTATGAAAGCAATTAAATTATTAGCAGTACTATTTTGTATTACAGTTTCGCTAAGCGCATTTTCACAGACTAAAACGGGGCAGGTTTATTTGATCCGCGTTACCGGATATACTGGTTCGGCAGTTAATTACAGGTTTTACCTGGATGATAAACTGATCTGTAAACTGGGAAATAAAAGCTTTTCTATACACGATATTAGCGTTGGCGACCATACCATTAGTGTGGTAAGCGGTGGTATTTCAAACGGTAAAAAATCGACCCCGTTAAAATTTACAGTGGCCGAAGGCAAGGCAAACTATATTAGTGTGGTAAGTACCGAAGCCGGTTACGTAGATAAAATTACTTGCCAGGAGATTACACAAAGTTCGGCTGAACCGTTGCTGGCAAAAGCCAAGCAAGCTAAAGATTGCCAGGTTACAGAGAAATAAAACTCAAGTTATTCGCAAAAAGTAAAAGCCATCGGGTTGCCCGGTGGCTTTTACTTTTTAAAAGCTATATGATTTTCTTAACTCCTGGAATCAACACAATCAATCTGCCTATTAAAAAGCTGCATAGCACGGCTAAAGGGGTTACCACTAATAATTTTACCGCTGGATCAACAGCCCAGCTCCGTACAATTAACGACAAGGAAATGATGGCTAAGGGATGAAATATATAAACCGCAAAAGCAGAGCGTGACAGTTTAGCAAGAAATGGCGTCGACTTATTCCACAGTCTTTTTCCGCGGGTGAGTAAGGCGGTTATGATGGAGATGCCGATGCACTGTTCCCACACGGCATATAGCAGCGTTTGCCAGTGAAAGCCGCCCGAGAACCAGGAAATAGGCATGTTGAGCTTTGCCTTAATGATATAAAAAACCGGGAAAAACAGGAATAACAATATGGCGAACAAACCCATCTGTTTACCGGTGCGGGCAGGCAGCTCATTAAACCAATTGTTTTTGTAGGCAAGTAGCCCCACAATAAACAACCCGACGTATTGCGTAAAATGCCCCGGCTGAAAGCCCAGCGGCTTAAGTACCCATCCCACAGGAAATACAATCCTTACCAGGAAACTGATTAGGCCTAGTGTTAACGCAAATAAAATAATACGGCCTGTGGTAGGTACGGGCAAGTTTGTATGCGCTGTGGCCTTTTGCGTAATGCTTCGCCATATTATATAAACAAACGTAAACAGGAGTAATGCGGCAACAAACCAAAGTACGCCAAAATCTACCCAGTCGTCAAACCCGCCCAGGTATTGCAGGTAGGGTGTATGGTGGCCTTCGGCAAAATAATAAACGAGGTAAATTAAGAACGGAGAAAAGATAAGGGAATAAAAGAGTAAAGGTACCCCAAGCCGTAACAAGCGATCTGATAAAAAGCGTGCTGCGCCTTTCCTGTCGTACGAGGATTGGGTGAAGTAAGCCGCCAGCAGAAAGAAAAAGCCCATAAAGAAAGACTGGTTAATGCTTACAACCATAGTCATGGGGATGAGCGCTCCCATGTTAGTCGTTTTTTCTAAATAATACCAGCCGCCTGGGGCACCGTAAGCGACGAAAACATGGTGCAGTACTACCAGTGCGGTTAAAATTATCCGGATATTATCAATGTAGAATAGCTTCTGAGGCTGTGCCGGTGCTGATGTTTCAGTTGGGTTTGACATGGGTTTAATTGCTATCATGTTTCAAACCTACAGCATCTTTAAACACCATTGCAGCCACTTGTTACCGGCAACTAAACTTTGTGACGAGCAACAAGCCGGGCAATATTATGCTACGCGAAGCTGCTGGTAAAGCCCGTTAAAGCTGTTGAGTTGAGCCCTCGAAACCGGGACTTTATCGGCAGTGCCATTGAAGGATAACAGGTACCCCTGCGAGTTGCCGGTCACCTTTTCTATCTGTGCCATATTAACCAGGTAGGCCCGGTGGCACCGGAAGAAGAATGGATGAGCTGCAATCTGAGATTCGAATTGTTTGAGCGAAATTCTTTTGAGCTCTGTTGTTACGCTGCTATTACTGCAAAGCGTGAGTTCCACATAATTGCCTTCTGCTTTGGCGAAAAGCAGTTGGGTAGCAATAAAACTAAAATCGTCTTGCTTAACCTGGGTCTTGATGAAGATCTCGGTGATGGCTTCGGCTGTGTTTTCGGTATCACGGGAGATTGGGAAAAGGAGAGCCTGGGCAGAATTGCTTTTCGACCGGAAATAGAAATTGGCAAATGTGAGCAGTATATAAACCAGGCACCCTACCAGATAGCAGTTCCTTATTTCTTCCCAGAAATAGCGTAACGACCAGTTGTAAGGGTTGTCGTAAATAAAATCGCGCATCAAGAAGCTGGCGATCCCTACTAATAGTAAAATAACGGCAATGTGGGCGTACTCCTGAAACATAGTCCATGATGACGTTTCGGATGCAGCATTTCTTTTCCTGGAATAATTAAGTGCGCTAAAATAGATGTAGAAAATTAATGTAGGCGATAGTGCATGCAGGCCGCAAATAATTAAGTAGTTAAACTTTTGCTCGGGCCTGTACACGCCGAATGGTTCGAATAGTAGCAGAAAAAAGAATGCAATACTAAACAGCACTACCGAGGCCTTAACGAGGTTGCCGGGTTTATACCGTAAAGGGTACTCAACCTGTTCAAATAGCTGCTGCCGGTTAATGTAAGCCATAGTTTAACACAATCCTTTATCAGCATAAAATTACTATTTAGTTTTGTTTGTTTTTGGCTTTGCTTCATCATCCGGTTCATTATTATCAACCGGGTGTATATAAACATCCTGCTGCGGAAAGGGGATTGCAATATCGTTCTGTTTAAATGCCACATCAATTGCCTTAATCAATTCACTTTTTACAGTAGAGCCTTCTTTATAATCACGTACCCAGAAAATAGCCTTCAGGTCGATAGAGCTGCTGTTGAAGTTGAGGAACAGTACCACTGGCTTAGGATGATGGTGGATCCGTTCATGAGCATCCATCAAATCGTAGAGTATTTGCTGTGGTTTTTGTAAATCGGTACCATAGGCAACGCCAATTACAATATCCATTTGCCTTTTACTGCCGGCCAAAGTCCAGTTTACTAAATGGGCATTGAGCAAATCGCCATTAGGGATCACCACATCCGGGCCATCCCATTTGGAAATAATACTACTGCGGAAACCTATTGATTTAATGGTGCCGCCCTGTCCGGCTATCTCCACAATATCGCCTACGTTTACCGGCTTTTCGAAAGCTATAATAAGCCCGCTCACCAGGTTGTTTACCAGTGTTTGCAAGCCGAAGCCCACACCCACACCCAGTGCACCTATGATAAGTGTTATCCGTTCGATAGGGAAACCCGCCGCAGCAAGCGCCAAAAACAAACCCGTGCTGATAATAAATACGCGTATTAATAACAGCCAGCTACCCACACCGGCTTTCCGCTGCCCATCGCCCGTTACCAGGCCTGTGTTTTGTTCTGATACGAAGTAGGAAACAATGCGCGAGGCCAGAATCGACACTGATAAAATAACGAAAAACACCAGCAGGTTATTGATGGTGAAGGTATAGCTGCCAACCGTGCGCTCATCAAAAAAGAGTTGCTTTAACGGATCTGATATAAATTTGAACACATAGAAATTGCGCCCGAATAAAATGAACCAGCCCAAAATAAGTGCGGCGTAAAATAGGGCGGGTACCCTTTCGCCAACCCGGTTAAAGTTGATGTAAAACAGCTTACGGTCTTGCTGGGTGTAGATGGTTGATGCAATATAGAGGCCTTCATTAATAAGCCTGATAGTCCACAAGAACAAAATGCCGAT
Coding sequences within:
- a CDS encoding transglutaminase domain-containing protein — protein: MKIRSVLKLSRVAVYLLVLCPGIVHAAQKDSSNYVAILAKSQPYHRGESQSFPAFTYQSPDDPHLTELRKNYHLDSIAGKGSEVTRVLRLLQWFHDEVPHDDVKPLDVLTAKNIIETYRSTKYAAGCYPLSIAMNEIFLSMGIKSRSVICFSAKYPTPEGGHVINSVYIDSLHKWIYVDPQDNAYVKDEKGNFLSITEVRERLIDGRPLVLNATANYHHVPDKKEVYLYQFMAQHLYRMICPVNSAWDSQTREEGKTLEYVELLPYGAQEPGIDGFETHKHRNYLVINYHTNDDLLFWQKP
- a CDS encoding helix-turn-helix domain-containing protein, with protein sequence MTAQTAHTLINPNSKALAFQIYAFDDDSYFEALKNYNYYSIILVTKGKGKLWVDFSEYDFTEKGLMCFAIYQPFMIKADGEFEGLLINFHPDFFCIHRHQQEVSCNGVLFNNIYESPLVQLAEPEAQTLLNIVSELKAEMHNPELAQYELMVSYLKIFLINASRIKVNQNQLPKAFKTEKEPFILKTLQDAIEEHYKTKHSPGEYADLLNISARALNRISKMHFNRTLTNLIAERIIIEAKRELYLTSKPVKVIAYELGFNDEFYFSRFFKSNADVSPQMYRDTVGYARAEGIGGRDFEKN
- a CDS encoding LytR/AlgR family response regulator transcription factor yields the protein MKKINCLIADDEEIARGIIESYVKQLDSLNLVGMCSNGVEVYNALEKQPVDLLFLDIAMPHLTGIDLLRTLKNPPAVILTTAFREFALQGYELNVVDYLLKPVSFERFIKAVEKVQSKTGSQLTENNSIQNKDNELAFIYVKSDKKMVRLALKDILYIEGLKDYVKIYMPDRSIITYRTLTSFEEKLSASQFLRVHRSYIVSLNHISAYTATEIEIGKAIIPIGKAYAKEVLKLLEA
- a CDS encoding acyltransferase family protein; the protein is MSNPTETSAPAQPQKLFYIDNIRIILTALVVLHHVFVAYGAPGGWYYLEKTTNMGALIPMTMVVSINQSFFMGFFFLLAAYFTQSSYDRKGAARFLSDRLLRLGVPLLFYSLIFSPFLIYLVYYFAEGHHTPYLQYLGGFDDWVDFGVLWFVAALLLFTFVYIIWRSITQKATAHTNLPVPTTGRIILFALTLGLISFLVRIVFPVGWVLKPLGFQPGHFTQYVGLFIVGLLAYKNNWFNELPARTGKQMGLFAILLFLFFPVFYIIKAKLNMPISWFSGGFHWQTLLYAVWEQCIGISIITALLTRGKRLWNKSTPFLAKLSRSAFAVYIFHPLAIISLSLIVRSWAVDPAVKLLVVTPLAVLCSFLIGRLIVLIPGVKKII
- a CDS encoding sensor histidine kinase, with translation MKIKWQAKYKAVVPHLLFWLAYIFYQAIIYGWENTDALTFQPGQALFTATLPVNILLTYLNLYVLMPLFYYRQEYVRYAISLVLILLIGGILARFLTHTFIVPWEKLHNPVRYGLENKNFWIPVRILRLSLETCPLIAVTMVIQLMRNAYEREKNLRDLQKEKFAAEMALLKTQINPHFFFNTLNTLYGLILKKSEKAAKFALRLSDLMHYLLYEASAEKVLLTDEISHLENYINVEQMRFADRLELSFQFSGEITGKLIAPLILLPFVENAFKHGISNNSGWITININVVQNRLFLNVENSCPINSQISRGGLGLNNVKRRLELTYPGKYDLQVSPQTEVFEVTLKLYL
- a CDS encoding LytR/AlgR family response regulator transcription factor, translated to MAYINRQQLFEQVEYPLRYKPGNLVKASVVLFSIAFFFLLLFEPFGVYRPEQKFNYLIICGLHALSPTLIFYIYFSALNYSRKRNAASETSSWTMFQEYAHIAVILLLVGIASFLMRDFIYDNPYNWSLRYFWEEIRNCYLVGCLVYILLTFANFYFRSKSNSAQALLFPISRDTENTAEAITEIFIKTQVKQDDFSFIATQLLFAKAEGNYVELTLCSNSSVTTELKRISLKQFESQIAAHPFFFRCHRAYLVNMAQIEKVTGNSQGYLLSFNGTADKVPVSRAQLNSFNGLYQQLRVA